The following nucleotide sequence is from Azoarcus sp. CIB.
GCGTGGCCGTCGCTCTCCTTCTCGGCGAGGCTCTCCAGCGCGTCGATCAGCGCCAGGCCGGCCTTCAGCAGCGTCGCCAGCTCCTGGCTGAACAACACCAGCGGGAAGACCTCCTTGCGCTGCCAGCGCAGCGCGGGCAGCCGCTGCGCCGTGCGCAGCGACATCACGCGCAGGCCCTGGTCCTCGGCCTGGCGGCGCGCGTCGGCGAGGCTGGTCGCATCAAGCGTCAGCGCGACGACGCCCGCATTCCGACCGACTCCCTTGATGTGGTAGCGCATGGCGGCTCCCGGCGCGGCGCGGCTGGCGCGTCACTCCCAGCTCGTGATGTCGGCGTTCTCGCCGTCGCCGCCGGGCTGGCCGTCCTTGCCCAGCGAGAACACGTCGTACTCGCCGTGCTCGCCGGGCGCCACGTAGGCATATTGGCGGCCCCACGGATCCGCCGGCACCGCCTTCTGCAGATAGGGGCCGCCCCACTTCGTCTCGTTGCCGGGGCGCGTCACCAGCGCCGCGAGGCCCTGCTCGGTCGACGGGTAGTGGCCGGTGTCGAGGCGGTACAGGTCCAGCGCCTTCACCAGGCCCTCGACCTGCGCACGCGCGGCCTTCACTTCCGACTTGCCGAGCTGGCTGAAGTACTTCGGCGCCACCAGGCCCGCGAGCAGGCCCAGCACCACCAGCACGACCAGCAGTTCCAGCAGCGTGAAACCGCGCGAGGTGACACGAGTGAGGCCAGATGTGGGGCCGCGGCGGAACATTCGACGATCATCCATGGGCTTTGTCGCTCAGTTGATTAGGTGTCCGCCAGTGTAGGAACAGGCTTCGGGCGGCGTCAATTTGGGCGAGCAGGAAACATGCCCGTGGCGTGACGTGCGTCGCGGCGCGGGAATGCAAGGCATGGCGCTTGCGTAAGCCCCGAGGTGGTGGGGAATTTTCCCCAATTGTTAACCCGGCACCCAAACATATGAGAGCTGTTCGGGCACCGTGTTCCTCCCCTTCAAGGGGGAGGTTAGGAGGGGGATGGGTTTCGGCGGCGCCGTTTAACCCATCCCCACCCCAACCCTCCCCTTGAAGGGGAGGGAGTGAACGTGCAGCACTCAATCTGACCAAGACACGATAACCGGAGACGCCACATGCCTTCGCCCGCGCCGCTGCTGCTTGCAGCCTGGCTCGCGCTGCCCTTGGCCGCGCACGCCGACGTCTATATGAAGGTCGAGCCCGACGGCTCGGTCACGCTCACCGACGAGCCGCGCCGCGGCTTCGAGCGCATCGTCGCCTCGCCCGGCCCCGCAAGCGGGGGCAAGGCCCCCATAGGCGGGACCGGTTTGCCGCTCGCCGCCGCGGCCGCCGACACCGGCAGCCTGCCGTATGCGCCGCTGGTCGCCGCGGCCGCGGTCGAGCACGACCTGCCCGAGGCGCTCATCCACGCCGTGATCCGCACCGAATCGAATTACGACCCGGGGGCCGTGTCGCCGAAGGGGGCGGTCGGGCTGATGCAGTTGATGCCCGACACGGCGCGCGAGATGGGCGTCGCGGACGCGCGCGACCCGGCCGACAATATCCGCGGCGGCGCGCGCTACCTCAAGCGCCTGCTGGGCATGTTCGGCAACGACGTGGGGCTCGCCGTCGCGGCCTACAACGCCGGTCCGGGGGCCGTGGCGCGCAGCGGCGGAACCCCGCCTTACGCCGAGACGCGCCGCTACGTGCCGCGCGTGATCGAGCATTTCGAGCGCCTCGGCGGCCGCCGCGGCGGGCGCATGTCCTGAGAAGTGGGGAATCCTGCCCGTGTTTGGGGAAATGTACCCACCGTCCCTGGGGGGCACGAAAAACCCTTTGACGACGCGGGATGTGTCGACCCCGGCGGGGTGCATAAGCCGTTCGATATATGCGGGTTACGTGATGGCGTACCCCCGAAACTGGGGGGGCGGATTGGGCGGGCTAGCCCACTGCGGAGCTGAAAGCCGCGAAATAACTGAGGAGTGGCAGGTTTGGACGGGCTGGCACGCCGGTTGCTGTATGTCCTGCGGGACTTTCCCGCAACGCATCCGCCGGGCCGAACTGCCAGCGTTTCATCGGTCGACGTGGTGTCAGGCGCGGGGTCTGCGGACCCCGAGCCAAAAATCTAACCCTTCGGAGATATTGAAATGGCCAAGAACATTCGTACCCTCGTCGCGATCGCTTCGCTTCCCCTCATGGTCGGTGTCGCCAGCGCGAGCGGACCGTATGCAGGGTCGTGCGGCGCCAGCCTGGATGCGGTCGAAACGGCGATTGTCGCAGCGACTTTCTACGATCCGAAGGCTGCGTCGAACGAGAGCAACATGATCCTCAAGCTCGATTCCGCAGCAGCGAAGCTGGGCCAGAGCAAGCCGCTCGATGCGATTGCCAACCTCGAGTCGATCTCGGACAGGGCCACCGAATTGGCTACCGCGCCGAAGCCCAAGCTCGATGATGCAGCGGGCATCAACGCCGCGGCGGCGAGTGCGATCACCTGCGTAGGGGCGAACTACTGAGCCTGGGGAAGGCTCGCACAAGCGACTTGCCTGCGGGCTCGACTGTGGCAGGCGGCATTTCATGGCCGAAAGGCGCGATTTTCCAGTCGCGCGTTTCGGCCGAGATACCTCGGAGAATTCAAATGGCCAACAAGATCCGTACCCTCGTCGCCGCTCTCGTTGTTCCCGTGGCGTTCAGCGCCGGTATTGCCACCGCGGCGCGCCCGAATCCGGTCGACTACCAATACGTCAGTGTCTGTGCGGCGGAACTGCAGGGCGTTGCAGGGGTGATCAGCGCGTCGACCTTCTCCGGAAAGAACGCAGCCGGGAACAAGGACGGGCTGCTCTCGAAAGTTTATGGCGCGGACCAGAAGGTGTCGCAGAGCAAACCGCTCGAGGCGGAAGGTCTGCTGTATCAGATCGCGGACAAGGCGAACGACCTCGCCAACCAGGGCAAGCTCTCCGGCGCCGACGCGTCGAGCATCGTCGCCGCATCGACGCTGCCGGGTGAGGCCATGACCTGCGTGATGGGTCAGCAGTAACGCGAGACTGCCGTGACGGCGCCTGGGCGCACCCGATCCTGCTTGCCGCGCCAGCGAAGCGAACGCGTCGTCGTCGCCGTGCTGGCCTTCGTGCTGTGGCTGGCGCCCATCCTCGCGCTGGGCAACACCGCGCCGCGCGCTGCGGTGCCCGGTTCGGACATCTGCCGGGCGGGCGCCAAGAACGACAAGGCGCAGGAGCAGCACCCCGCCGGCCATCGCTGCCAGGAGTGCTGCTGCTCGGCCGTGCGCCTCGCCTCCGGCCCGCCGCCCACGGCGGAGTGGTTCTTCATCCCCGCTGCCGCGCCCGTCCTCGCGGGCGCGGAGCGTGCACTGCCGCGTGCGCTGGCATGGCGCGATCTTGCGCCGCCGCCGCGTGCGCCCCCTGCTGCTGACGGAATCCCCGCGACCGCACCCGGCATCGGCTGAACGGCCGCTGCCTGTCGATTTCGTTTTCAGCTCTCCGGCCGCCCCTTGCCCGCGGCGCCCGGGGCGAGGGAGCTTTACATGTCCTGCATTCTCCGCCCGCTCGCAGCGAGCGCTCTTGCGCTATCGCTGTCCGCTCCGCTCGCCGCCGTGGCGTCCTGCGGCGCCACCTTCTGTTCCGTGAATACCAGTTCGGCCTTCATGAACGCCGGTCTGGCGGGCGATACCCGCCTCGACCTGCGCTTCGAGTTCATCGACCAGCGCCACGCCATGCATGGCGATGACAATGTCTCGGTGGGCGAGATTCGGCGCCACCACGACGAGAAGCGCACCGTTAATCGAAACCTGTTGCTCACCGTGGAGCGCGATCTCGCGCCGGACTGGACGCTGGGCCTGACCGCGCCGCTGATCGACCGCGACCACAAGCACATCCACCACCACCGGCACGACGGCGAGGTGCACCACATCCCGGAGACCTGGGATTTCCGCGAGCTCGGCGACCTGCGCATCAAGGCGCGGCACGAGCTCCTGGCGGGGCGCGAGCAGGGGGTCGGGGTGAGCTTCGGCGTGAAGCTGCCGACCGGCCGCAGCGACGTGAAGAACGGCGACGGCGAAGAGGCGGAGCGCAGCCTGCAGCCGGGCAGCGGCACCACCGACGTGCTGCTGGGGGCGCACTGGCGCATGGAACTGGCGGGCGGGTCGACCGCCTTCGCGAGCCTGGGGGCGGAGTTCGCCACCGGCGAGCATGACGACTATCGCCCCGGGCACCGCACGCACCTGGACTTCGGCTGGGTGAAGCCGGTTAGCGAGCGCCTGAGCATTCCGGTGCAGCTCAACGTCGCCTTCAAGGCGCGCGACCGCGGCGCGGAGGCCGAGCCGGAGGATACGGGCTCGACGATGGTGGCGCTGAGTCCGGGGGTGAACTGGCAGATGTCGCCGCACTGGCAGCTTTACGCGTATTACCAGCGGCCGATCTACCAGCATGTGAACGGCGTGCAGATTACGCCGCGCTGGAGTGCGGTGGTGGGGACGACGGTCGCGTTTTGAGGCGGCGGGTAGTTGGTAGCTCCCTCCCCTTCAAGGGGGAGGGTTGGGGTGGGGATGGGTGGACTCCGCAGCGCCCACAGGAAACCCATCCCCATCCTGTCCTTCCCCTTGAAGGGGAAGGGACCTGCTAATGAGCACCGCGACACACGAAACACACCGCTCCGCGCCCCCTCCGCGCCCGTCTACCGGGGACTATTCCCCAATTCCGGGGCGCTGTCCCCGCTTTTACGCGATTCCGTCTAGTCCGCGCGCCCAACATGGGCAATTGGCCGCCAAGCCCCAAGTTGTCACAAGTTGTCGCATACCGGCAGGGATGACTTTGGCGTAACCGGTAAGACTTTCGACGCAACCTGATCAGGGTAAGCGGCGTGGTTGCAGGGATTGCGTGGGGAAACCCCACCCGCGGTGCGGGGAAAAATTGGGGAATCTTCCCCGTTTTTCGCCCCGGCAAAAATCAAGTCATTGAAAAAACGTGATTTTTTGTAATGGCACGACCGTTGCAAGGACACCCACGGGATTTTCCCATTTTGGCCCGCGCCCGGTGCAGTCCGCCGACCGCGGGTCCGGGGTCTGCAGTGCACCGCGGACCGAAGCGTTGTAACCGTGGGGGGAACGACGATGAAGTACCTTTATCCGAAAGGGCGGGCGCCAGCCGCAGCCGGCTATCAAGGCCGGCTGACGCAGCTGGCCGGCCTGCTGATGCTGACCGGGGCGACACTGTTCGCGGCCGGCCAGGCTCAGGCAGCTCCGCCGAGTGGTGGTGGCGGTGGTGGTGGCGGAACGACGACGACCGCCGCCATCGCGTGTACGAAAACGCTGGTGGCCAACGTGGTCGCACTCGACCAGCCGCTGATGTACAACCGGCTCGGCGCGCAGAACATCAACGGCATGATGTATGCGCTCGAGGAAGACGTGGTGGATTCGAGCGGCAAGACGCTCGCGGCAGGCGGCACGAAGTCCGCCGGCAACGTCAAGCTGCGCGCCGACAAGCGGCCGCGTCCGCTGGTGCTGCGCATCGGGGCGGGCGAATGCCTGACCGTTAACCTGACCAACCTGTTGAGCCCGACGGCGAACCCGCGCGACGCGGTGCCGCCCGAGATGCACATCGACGACCAGGTCGCCGACCGCAACGTGGGCTTCTTCGCGCAGGGCATGCAGGCGGTGAACAGCATCGCCGACATGGGCGACAACACCGGCAAGAACCTGAGTGCGCTGGCCGCACCGGGCCAGACGAAGACCTACACGCTCTACGGCGAGCGTGAAGGCACCTTCGCAGTAACGAGTTATGGCGCGACCTTCGGCGCGGACGGCACCGCGGGCAACGTCTCCAGCGGCCTGTTCGGCCAGCTGACGGTGCTGCCCAAGGGTGGACGCGCGTACCGCAACGTCCTGTCCGAAGAGGAAATGCGCATCGCCGCGGACAAGAACGGCGACGGCGTGCTGACGGCCGCAGCGGGGGAACTGACCGCGGCAGGCCATCCGGTCATCAACTACGAGGCACGTTATCCGAACGCGCAGCCGTGGATTGCCGAGGGCAAGGCCGGCAAGCCGGTCGTGAACACGGTCGACGGCACGCGCATCGTTCATACCGAGATCGACGCGGTGGTCCTCGGACCCAACCCCGACGG
It contains:
- a CDS encoding DUF2946 family protein; translation: MPRQRSERVVVAVLAFVLWLAPILALGNTAPRAAVPGSDICRAGAKNDKAQEQHPAGHRCQECCCSAVRLASGPPPTAEWFFIPAAAPVLAGAERALPRALAWRDLAPPPRAPPAADGIPATAPGIG
- a CDS encoding transporter; the protein is MSCILRPLAASALALSLSAPLAAVASCGATFCSVNTSSAFMNAGLAGDTRLDLRFEFIDQRHAMHGDDNVSVGEIRRHHDEKRTVNRNLLLTVERDLAPDWTLGLTAPLIDRDHKHIHHHRHDGEVHHIPETWDFRELGDLRIKARHELLAGREQGVGVSFGVKLPTGRSDVKNGDGEEAERSLQPGSGTTDVLLGAHWRMELAGGSTAFASLGAEFATGEHDDYRPGHRTHLDFGWVKPVSERLSIPVQLNVAFKARDRGAEAEPEDTGSTMVALSPGVNWQMSPHWQLYAYYQRPIYQHVNGVQITPRWSAVVGTTVAF
- a CDS encoding lytic transglycosylase domain-containing protein; the encoded protein is MPSPAPLLLAAWLALPLAAHADVYMKVEPDGSVTLTDEPRRGFERIVASPGPASGGKAPIGGTGLPLAAAAADTGSLPYAPLVAAAAVEHDLPEALIHAVIRTESNYDPGAVSPKGAVGLMQLMPDTAREMGVADARDPADNIRGGARYLKRLLGMFGNDVGLAVAAYNAGPGAVARSGGTPPYAETRRYVPRVIEHFERLGGRRGGRMS
- the gspG gene encoding type II secretion system major pseudopilin GspG; its protein translation is MDDRRMFRRGPTSGLTRVTSRGFTLLELLVVLVVLGLLAGLVAPKYFSQLGKSEVKAARAQVEGLVKALDLYRLDTGHYPSTEQGLAALVTRPGNETKWGGPYLQKAVPADPWGRQYAYVAPGEHGEYDVFSLGKDGQPGGDGENADITSWE